The proteins below are encoded in one region of Engraulis encrasicolus isolate BLACKSEA-1 chromosome 1, IST_EnEncr_1.0, whole genome shotgun sequence:
- the LOC134457842 gene encoding adhesion G protein-coupled receptor E1-like — MTTTTQQHLVKVRVWFTYTITWFVDVDECKENAGICGPNSTCTNLNGSYTCSCVEGFKMSTVTGYCEEHARCINTKGSYYCECEVGYQFLNGQSFTADDHKCQKLVTTLKKDCQRVSSLLDVLLDSPPERLASRGDAVLQATEDLVSTLAKPTSSQSSTSFITNTTEVKILSVGPNTSLTAVPKLVTADVSVDIDLLGIADNSNGSASVGIIVYNNMHEALNDAFFKTPDNKTADMISKVVSVILPNTLRKTLSTPMNISIPHLENADAEGEVLCVHWEANSWIQDGCHVSIPKSTHTVCSCQYPSTFALIMTMDPTQKSDPVMSILNTILVLIGLLFLTLAVMTFALCRWNPRVSNVARLNLCVCLLLAHTLFLLTQSFLRQIRAHQALCKTLAGVLHYLFLCSFVWMSIEAVMLFLSVRKLRQVKPSERAWLQWKVSLPIGYGIPLIIVGVSAGVNPEGHGSEKCWLVEDFKWSFLGPVCFLLVVNTILFLTIIITIQSTLKEARSDVSKVKYTRVLLFKLTVQFLILGCPWLLGMGASTSRVLEILFLLLTSQQGTAIFLIHCLLNTEVRCQYRKWWQRFGPSRKQPESATGTGLVAVSLSLTQQPSKDS; from the exons ATGACAACGACAACACAGCAGCACCTTGTGAAGGTGAGGGTGTGGTTCACGTACACCATTACCTGGTTTGTTG ACGTGGATGAGTGTAAGGAGAATGCCGGTATTTGTGGTCCAAACAGCACCTGCACAAACCTTAACGGCAGCTACACCTGCAGCTGTGTAGAAGGGTTCAAGATGAGCACCGTCACGGGCTACTGTGAAG AACACGCCCGGTGCATCAACACAAAAGGCAGCTACTACTGCGAGTGTGAGGTGGGATACCAGTTCCTTAATGGACAATCATTTACCGCGGATGACCACAAATGCCAAA AGCTGGTAACAACGCTGAAGAAGGATTGCCAG AGAGTGTCCAGTCTCTTGGATGTTTTGCTGGACTCTCCTCCAGAGAGACTGGCCTCCAGGGGAGATGCTGTGCTTCAGGCCACTGAGGACCTGGTGTCCACCCTGGCCAAGCCCACATCTTCCCAGTCCAGCACAAGCTTCATCACCAACACCACAG AGGTGAAGATCCTGAGTGTTGGACCAAACACCTCTCTGACTGCAGTGCCTAAATTGGTGACTGCAGATGTCAGTGTTGACATCGACCTCCTGGGCATCGCTGACAACAGCAATG GTTCAGCATCCGTGGGCATAATAGTGTACAACAACATGCATGAGGCTCTCAATGACGCCTTCTTCAAGACCCCAGACAACAAAACGGCTGATATGATCTCCAAGGTTGTGTCCGTCATCTTGCCAAACACGTTGAGAAAGACACTATCGACTCCCATGAACATCAGCATACCACATCTTGAG AATGCAGACGCTGAGGGCGAGGTGTTATGTGTTCACTGGGAGGCCAATTCCtggattcaagatggctgccatgtcagTATTCCCAAGTCCACTCACACTGTCTGCTCCTGCCAATACCCTTCAACATTCGCCCTGATCATGACCATGGATCCAACACAGAAG AGTGACCCTGTGATGAGCATTCTGAACACCATCTTGGTGCTGATTGGCCTGCTGTTCCTGACCTTGGCGGTGATGACCTTTGCCCTCTGTCGATGGAACCCCAGGGTGTCCAACGTGGCTCgcctgaacctgtgtgtgtgtctgctgctggcCCACACCCTCTTCCTGCTCACACAGAGCTTCCTCCGGCAAATCAGGGCCCATCAG GCTCTGTGTAAGACCCTGGCTGGAGTCCTGCACTACCTCTTCCTGTGTTCCTTCGTCTGGATGTCCATAGAGGCCGTGATGCTTTTCCTGTCTGTACGGAAGCTCAGGCAGGTCAAACCTAGCGAGAGGGCGTGGCTACAGTGGAAAGTCTCCCTCCCGATTGGCTACGGGATTCCACTAATCATTGTAGGCGTGTCTGCTGGAGTGAACCCTGAGGGACACGGCAGTGAGAA GTGCTGGCTAGTGGAGGACTTCAAATGGAGTTTCCTTGGCCCTGTTTGTTTCCTCCTTGTT GTCAACACCATCCTCttcctcaccatcatcatcaccatccagtCTACTCTGAAAGAGGCACGCAGCGACGTCTCTAAGGTCAAATACACCAG GGTTCTGTTGTTCAAACTGACAGTCCAGTTCCTCATCCTGGGTTGCCCCTGGTTACTGGGCATGGGGGCATCCACAAGTCGGGTTCTAGAGATTCTCTTCCTGTTACTCACCTCCCAGCAAGGAACCGCCATCTTCCTCATCCACTGCCTCCTCAACACAGAG